GATTCTTGGTAAAGAAAACATAAGAAGAATTGAAAGGTGAGCCATTTTTATATGGATCAAGTTGATTTAAAGGGGCGTGCTATTGCATAATGAAAGAAAACTTTGCTCAAGGAATGGTGGGGAAACATGAAACTTATATATACTGGCAAAACGAAAAACGTGTACGCGCTTGAAGATGGGAACTACTTACTTAAATTTAAAGATGACATGACGGGGGAGGGCGGCGTATTTGATCCTGGTGCAAATACTGTCGGTCTGACAATGGAAGGGGCTGGACAAGCTGGCCTTCGTCTAACGAAGTATTTTTTTGAAATTCTAAAGGATAAAGGCATCCCAACCCATTATGTGGACGCCAATCTTGATGAAGCGACGATGACGGTTTTGCCTGCGGAGGTTTTTGGCGAAGGGCTTGAAGTGATTTGCCGTTTCAAAGCAGTTGGCAGCTTTCTACGCCGTTACGGAAAATATGTGAAGGAGGGGCAAGCCCTCGATTCATTCGTTGAAGTTACGCTGAAAGATGATGAAAGAGGCGATCCCCCGATTAGCGAAGATGCGCTCGCTATGTTAAACATCCTCTCAAGAGAAGAATATGCCACACTTAAACAATTAACGGTTGAGATCGCAAATATCGTGAAAAATGAACTTGCCAAAAGAGACATTAAGCTCTACGATATTAAATTCGAATTTGGAAGAGTGGGCAAAGATAAGCATATTGCTTTAATCGATGAAATTTCAGGAGGCAATATGCGGGCTTATAAAAATGGGGAGCCAATCAAACCTCTAGATTTGGAAAAAATGATCATAGATGCACAATAAAAAGGAAAATGTTACCTTTTGCCGAACCCTTTGGTATAGTAAGAAATGTATGTAAGAATCATTCATTTCTATAGGAGGGGAAAATGAAAAAAATCTTATTTCACGGCATTATTTTATTTTTGGGAACATTTTTCTTTTTCGCCGAAGCTTCGAATGGGAAAGCGGCAAGTTTATTAAAGCTTGGCAGCACAGGACAAGAAGTGTACGATGTCCAAGCGAAATTACATAGGATGGGCTATTTGCATACGAATCCTACTGGTTTCTACGGCCCGTTGACAGAACGGGCAGTCAAGGATTTCCAGTACGAAACACGCCTATGGGCAGATGGAATCGTTGGCATAAGCACGAGAAACCAGCTTGGCAACGTTGAAATGATGGCTAGAGTCATTCACGGGGAAGCAAGAGGAGAGTCATATGGTGGAAAAGTAGCTGTTGCGGCGGTTATTTTGAACAGAAAGGACTCCCCGCATTTTCCGAATACCATTCGGGACGTTATTTTTCAAAGAAACGCATTTACAGCTGTTCATGACGGCCAATATCATCTTACCCCAGGAAATGATGCATATAAGGCCGCAATCCACGCGTTGAAAGGACATGATCCTACGAACGGTTCGACATACTATTACAATCCGAGGATCGCAACGAATAAATGGATATCTACCCGCCAAACAACCGGGGAAATCGGAAATCATGTGTTTGCACAATGAAATATGATGGTTATAAAAGGGCAACCTAAACAATAGGGTTCCCTTTTTCCTTTTTGAAATTGTCGTTTGAAATTTTTATGTAATTCATGTAACTTAAATGAAATAGGATACGTGTAGGTGTTTTTTTATTTTAAAAAACTGAAGTTTGTCCAAAAGGAGAGAATCATGGGAGAGCGTAAAACCAGAATTGAATCAGATTTAATTGGAGCAAAAGAAGTGCCGATAAATGCTTACTACGGGATACAAACGTTGCGTGCGGTTGAAAATTTCCCGATTACAGGGTATAGAATTCATACAGAACTTATCCGGGCTATAGCAATTGTGAAAAAAGCTGCTGCCACAGCAAATGCTGAAATTGGACTGCTCGATCGCCAATTGAGCGAAGTCATTGTCAAGGCTGCAGATGAAGTAATTGATGGCAAATTTGATGGCGAGTTCATCGTTGACCCCATTCAAGGCGGGGCCGGAACGTCAATTAATATGAACGCAAACGAAGTAATTGCGAATCGCGCGCTTGAACTGTTGGGAGACACAAAAGGCAATTACCAAAGGCTGAGCCCGAACACACATGTGAATATGGCGCAATCAACGAATGACGCCTGTCCGACAG
This portion of the Pueribacillus theae genome encodes:
- a CDS encoding cell wall hydrolase, with the translated sequence MKKILFHGIILFLGTFFFFAEASNGKAASLLKLGSTGQEVYDVQAKLHRMGYLHTNPTGFYGPLTERAVKDFQYETRLWADGIVGISTRNQLGNVEMMARVIHGEARGESYGGKVAVAAVILNRKDSPHFPNTIRDVIFQRNAFTAVHDGQYHLTPGNDAYKAAIHALKGHDPTNGSTYYYNPRIATNKWISTRQTTGEIGNHVFAQ
- a CDS encoding phosphoribosylaminoimidazolesuccinocarboxamide synthase, which translates into the protein MKLIYTGKTKNVYALEDGNYLLKFKDDMTGEGGVFDPGANTVGLTMEGAGQAGLRLTKYFFEILKDKGIPTHYVDANLDEATMTVLPAEVFGEGLEVICRFKAVGSFLRRYGKYVKEGQALDSFVEVTLKDDERGDPPISEDALAMLNILSREEYATLKQLTVEIANIVKNELAKRDIKLYDIKFEFGRVGKDKHIALIDEISGGNMRAYKNGEPIKPLDLEKMIIDAQ